The following coding sequences lie in one Desulfovibrio sp. TomC genomic window:
- a CDS encoding adenylyl-sulfate kinase yields the protein MPAVLWFTGLPGSGKSALAKAVVQYLQLAGTEATYLELDARRKAYFPKPTYSEAERHTAYKHFADEAAGLYRQGKKLIIMDASAPRLAMRAYARSLMPHFAEVHVRCSLATAMAREAARPEGKVMAGLYAKAMMRKATGRDFPGLGQVIGVDVPFEEDPAAECVVDAEHLSIEAGRDVVLHFLRTWPALGRG from the coding sequence ATGCCAGCTGTCCTCTGGTTCACCGGGCTGCCGGGATCGGGCAAAAGCGCCCTGGCCAAGGCTGTCGTCCAGTACCTGCAACTGGCCGGGACCGAAGCGACCTACCTGGAACTCGATGCCCGGCGCAAAGCCTATTTCCCCAAGCCCACCTATAGCGAAGCCGAGCGCCATACGGCCTATAAACACTTCGCCGACGAGGCCGCCGGGCTCTACCGCCAAGGCAAAAAGCTCATTATCATGGATGCCTCGGCCCCGCGTCTGGCCATGCGCGCCTATGCCCGCTCGCTTATGCCCCATTTCGCCGAGGTCCACGTGCGCTGTTCCCTGGCCACGGCCATGGCCCGGGAAGCGGCCCGGCCCGAAGGCAAGGTCATGGCCGGACTCTACGCCAAGGCCATGATGCGCAAAGCCACCGGCCGCGATTTCCCGGGCCTGGGCCAGGTCATCGGCGTGGACGTGCCCTTTGAGGAAGACCCGGCCGCCGAGTGCGTGGTGGACGCCGAACACCTGTCCATCGAAGCCGGGCGCGACGTGGTGCTGCACTTTCTACGGACCTGGCCGGCGCTTGGCAGAGGTTAG